AGCCCAGCACCCAGACGCGCAGGCTGTCGCCGGTGTGCTTGCCCTGGAACAACCGCGGGATCACCTGCTGCTCCAGGAATTCGAACTCGCGACGGTCGCGGAAGAATTTGGTCACGCCGATCAGCAGATCGTTGAATAGCTGCAACGGCTCGTCGAAGCGATTGCGCAGGATCTCCAGATACTGCTCCAGCGTTGCCACCTGCGCCACCTGCATGCGTCGTTGCACGCGGCGCAGGAAGGTGGCGCGTTTGTAACCATGAAAATCGTGACCGGTGGTATTGCGCAGGATGCCGGCCACCTGGCTGAGCTTGTCGTTCTCGCTGCCGTTGCGCACGCCTACCGGCGCCGGATGACCGAAGCCGTGATGACGCTGCATGTGCGCCGCGATGCGCGCAGCGACCTGGGGCAGTGGCAGGATGTCGTCGGTGATGGCGGCAGGGTTGCTGGCGCTGCGCAGATCCAGTCCATGCAGCGCGGCATCGTCCACGGCCAGCGCCAGGCCGCCGCATTCGCGGACCGCCGCGGTGCCCAGCGTGCCGTCTCCGTCGAGGCGCCCGGTAATCAGGCCGATCACATTGCCGTCCTGGTCGTGCGCCATCGATACGAAGAAGCTGTCGATCAGGCCGTGGTCGCTCTCGCCGCCAGGCAAGCTACGCAGGCGGATGCGGCCCTCTTCCAGCGTCACCACGGTATTGGCGGGCGGCAGATAGAAGCGCCCCGGTTGCAGCCGATCGCCATCGCTGGGCACCGCCAGCAGCGCGGCCTGTTTGCCGAGCAGTTCGCGCAGACGCGCCTCATCCAGCAGCTGGCGGTCGCGCAGCAGCAGCATGACGGCCAGATTCGACGCCCCTGCAACGGCATCGAGCAATTCCGCAAGGCGGCTCGCATCCATGCCGGAGGCGCCCACCCCAAGGACGAACAAGGCGGGCTGAGTCGTCGCGTCGGGCGCGCGGTCGTGGGGGAATGCCTGGTCGTCGGTCATGGGGCAGTGCCGGTTGTGCGCTAGAGCCGAATGCAGCCGGCGATGATGGCGCAAAGCGCGCCAGACCGCCACGCAATGCCCCTGCTGCAGCGGCCACGCGGCACCAGACGGCATTGGAAGCGCCTGCTTACGCGCCCTGTTAACCTGCACCGGGGGCACCATAGCGATGCGCGCACTCCGCTGCGCTTGCCGCCCTGGAGCTCGCCATGCACGACAACGCACCCAAGCGCCGTTGCATTCTCGTTGTCGAAGACGATTATCTGCTGGCCGAATCGCTCAACGACTTACTTGTGGAAGCTGGCGTGCGCGTAGTGGGTCCGGTCGGCAATGTCGCAGACGCGCTTTCGCTGATCGCATCGGGCCAAGCCATCGACGGCGCTTTGCTGGATGTCAATGTGCGTGGCCAGGCGGTATTTCCGGTGGCCGACGCCTTGATGGAGCGCGGCGTGCCGTTTTCGTTCTGCTCGGGCTACGACCGTCACACCTTGCCCAAACGCTTCGCACATCTGTCCTATTGCATGAAACCCTACAACCCGCACACGATCGCCAGCTTGCTCGGCCAGCAGGCGGCGTCGATCGCTCACTGATCGGCGCTGGCCGGGCCCACGGCATCTGCGGATGCTTCTATTAACCGCTGCAGGGCGCGCTCCTCTTCGCCCAGCAGGTTGAGCAGCTCGACTGCCGACTGATGTGCGTTGCGTAGCGTTTCCAACGGCTTGGACGATTCGTCGCGCAGTGCGTACAGCGCAAAGCCCATCACGTTGAGACGGTTGCGCAACTGGTGCAGCAACTCGCGCCGATGACCGCGCCCTGGATCAGACACTACGCATCCTTGTCACTGAGCCGGTTGTGCAATGTGCGTACGCTGATGCCCAACTCGCGCGCAGCCGCCTTCTTGTTGAAGCGCGTGCGTGCCAGCGCCGATTCGATCATGGCGTCCTCGGCCTGGCGCATGGTCCAGCCGGCAGGAATCAGCAAGCCGTCTTCGGCGGCCTGCGGTACGGTCTGCTCCACCTCCGGCGCGCTCAGCAGATCGCCATCCGATCGCAGATACAGATAATGGATGAACGAGCGTAGCTCGCGCACGTTGCCCGGCCAGGCGTGATAGGCCAGGTAGCGCAGTAGCGATTTGGTCGGCAGCTTGCGCTTGCCGTACTTGACGTTGAGTTCGTCGATCACGCGCAGACCCAGCACGCGCGCGTCGCCGCGGCGGTCGCGCAGCGGTGGCACCTGGATCGGGTACTCGTTGAGTCGGTAGAACAGGTCCTCGCGCAGCACCGCCTGCTCGCGCTGCACATGCTGATGGGTCGCGGCAACCACACGCGCGTCAAGTGGAATCTCTTCGTTGCCACCAACCCGCATGAAGCTGCGCGATTCGATCGCACGCAGCAGGTAGACCTGCAGGCGCTTGGGCATTTCGCCAATTTCATCCAGGAACAAGGTGCCGCCGGCCGCCTGTTCCAGAAACCCCGCATGTCGGCGATCGGCACCGGTGAAGCTGCCACGCTCGTGGCCGAACAGCTGGCTGGCCAGCAGTTCTTCCGGAATTGCACCGCAGTTGACGGGCACGAAGCGACCGCGACGGCCGGACACCCGGTGGATGGCACGCGCCACCAGATCCTTGCCGGTACCGGTCTCACCGGTCACCAGCACATTCAGATCGGTCGGCGCCACGCGCACGATGTCCTTGCGCAACATCGCGATGCTGTCGCTATTGCCGATGATGCCCAGGTTGCCCTGCTGCGCCTCGCGCAAGCCGCCGAGCACACGCTCCAGGCGTTCCGGTGCGAAGGGCTTGGTCAGGAACTCGCTGACGCCAAACTGTTGCGCGCGCCCCTGGGTCTCGTAGGCGTAGTCGCCCGAGACCACTACGATCTGCGGGGTATGGTCAGGGTCCAGCCGTTCGATCAGGTCGAAGCCGCTGCCGTCGGGCAGGCCGACGTCCACCACCAGCAGGTCCGGGAAGTTGCTGTCCAGCCAACGGCTGGCCTCGCCCAGGGTGTGGATCCCCTTGGCGCGGAATCCGCTATCGGTGGCGAGCTCCACCACCTGATCGCAGAACTCCACGTCGTCGTCGATGATGGCGCAGGAAAGACGGTCCATGAGCGCTTCTGTCCGCAATGACTAGTACATGTTCAGTTGAGAATTGTGACGGCCGCGCGAAGCCGCGCTTGCCTGTCACTACGAGAATGGATGCGCAACCATCATGTCGATGATCGGGACGGCACTCTTCCCCCTAGTCGAGTTCGCCGTGTGGGGTGTGCTCGCAGTACGCACGGACGGCCGGTAATTTGCCAGTGCCAAGCGTCATGGTCGGGCTCGGCAACCGCATCGGGACTGTCGAAACGCCAAGCAGCGCAAGGTTTCGCGTGACTCGGCCGGCAGTTTTTCTTGAACCCGGTCGCCAACCAGTTAACGGATCAGGTCGCTTCGCTGTTGCATCGCAACCGGACCGTACATGGCTCGAGGACCGAGCCGAGCGCGAGTTGCCGCCGATGAATGCGATGCAGGCGCTTCATCAACAGCCTACGGCGTGGATGTGCAGAGCGCGTGTACATTGTGCTCACAGCACCGTTCTTTCAGGGGGTCAACACTCGTGGAAAAGCAACTGACCATGGTGCCTTATGCAAGCAGTAACTGACCCTCGCCTGGCTGATGTCCAGGACGAACTGGACTATTGGCGCCAGCAGCATCGACGCGGCCAGCTTGGCTATCACCCGTTCGAGGGCGTTCCGGAGGGGACGGTACGCGCCGTCTGCGAGGCCTATAACGCGCACCCGCAGTTGAGTGAGCAGGACGCCATCAGGGAGGTGCGTCAGTCGCTGTGCCTGACTCCCGGGTCGATGCATGCACACCTTGCCGACTGGCTGGCTCCCCGTTGCCTGCGGCATCTGCGCTCACCATAGGCCGGCGTGCGAGATACGCCGATGCAGCGCACACCCAGGTCTGGCGTGCGCCCGATCCAGCCGCAAGCGCTCCGCAGTGTCGGCCGGTGCATCGGGTCACGCTTTTCTGCGCTACATGCGCGCACGCTTGACGCTGCCAGCATGGGTCAGCGTTCGACGCCACTCACGATCGAACGCACGTGACCCACTGATCGGTACTGCCGGCACCGCCCTGCTGCAGCCGCACTGACCTAGCCCGTTGCCACCGTCACTGCGCTCACGCGCGCTCAGTCCTGGGAGATCCACGTGGAAGCGCTGCTGCTGTCCCGTATCCAGTTCGCCTTCGTCATTTCGTTTCACGTGCTGTTCCCCGCCTTCACCATCGGGCTGGCGAACTTCCTGGGCTTTCTGGAATGGCGCTGGCTGCGCACGCACGATGAGGTATGGAAGCGGCTGTATTTTTTCTGGCTGCGGATCTTTGCCGTGTCCTTCGGCATGGGGGTGGTCAGCGGCATCGTGATGGCCTTCCAGTTCGGCGCGAACTGGCCGGAACTCAGCCGCATCGCCGGCAGCGTGATCGGGCCGCTGCTGAGCTACGAGGTGCTCACCGCGTTCTTTCTGGAGGCCAGCTTCCTGGGGGTGATGTTGTTCGGTTGGGGCCGCGTCTCGGAACGGCTGCATTTCTTCGCCACCTGCATGGTGGCGATCGGCACGCTGGTCTCCACGTTCTGGATCCTGTCGTCCAATAGCTGGCTGCATACGCCGCAGGGTTACGCCATGCTCAACGGGATCGTGCAGCCGGTGAGCTGGACGCAAATCATCTTCAACCCCTCGTTTCCGTATCGCCTGGTCCATATGGCGCTGGGTTCGTTCATCACCACTTGCTTCGTGATCGGTGGCGTGGGCGCCTATTACCTGCGCAAAGGCGTGCATGTGGATGCGGCTGCGCGCATGTTGCGGCTGGCGGTGGCCTTTGCAGCCATCGTGTTGCCGATCCAGATCCTGGTGGGTGACCAGCACGGCTTGAACACGCTCGAACATCAGCCGCTCAAGGTGGCGGCGATGGAAGCGCACTGGCATCGCGCCGGTGCCGGTGCCGGCGTGCCGCTGGTGGTCTTTGCACTGCCCAATGCCGAGGCCGAGCGCAACGACTATGAAGTGGCGATCCCGCGTCTGGGCAGCCTGATCCTGACCCACAGCACCGACGGCGATATCACGCCGTTGACCTCGGTGCCGCGCGATCGGCGGCCGCCAGTGGCGCCGGTCTTCTTCGCATTCCGCATCATGGTCGGGCTGGGCGTGGCGATGTTGCTGCTGGCCTGGCTGTCTGCCCTGGCATGGTGGCGTGGACGACTGCATGCGCCGGCCCTGGTGCTGGCCTGGAATGCCATGCTGCCGGCCGGCTTCATTGCCCTGGTCGCCGGCTGGTTCGTCACCGAGATCGGCCGCCAGCCGTGGGTGATCTACGGGTTGCTGCGCACCGCCGATGCGGTGGGCCCGCAATCGACGGTGACCGTTGCGGTGTCCCTGCTGGTGTATCTGCTGGGCTACGCCTTCGTGTTCGGTTTCGGCATCTGGTATCTGACCAAGCTGGTGCGCAGCGGCCCGCAAGCCAGCCGCGATGGCCCGGACGTGGCCGGTGGCGAACATACGCCGGCACGCCCGTTGTCGGCCGCAGATACATCCCTGGAACAGGAGAACACACCATGGAACTGAGCTACTGGTTGCCGGTGGTGTGGTTCGGGGTGATCGGCTTCGGCGTGCTGATGTACGTGGTCCTGGATGGCTTCGTGCTCGGGCTGGGCATGCTGGCGCCGTTCGCCCGCGACGAGCAGGAAGTGGACCTGATGATGAACACGGCCGCGCCGATCTGGGACGGCAACGAGACCTGGCTGGTGCTAGGCGGCGCCGGCCTGTTCGCCGCCTTCCCGACAGCATATGCGGTGATCCTGTCGGGGCTGTATCTGCCGGTGCTCCTCATGGTGATGGCGCTGGTGTTTCGCGGCGTGGCGTTCGAATTCCGCTTCAAGGCGCATCGATCGCGGCGGCTGTGGACGCTTTCGTTCATTGGCGGATCGATCCTGACCGCATTCGCGCAAGGCATCATCCTGGGCGCGCTGGTGGAAGGGATGCCGCTGGAAAATGGCCGCTACACCGGCGGCGTGTTCGGCTGGTTCAGCCCGTTCACCATCCTCACCGGTGCGGCGCTGGTGTTCGGCTATGCGCTGCTTGGCAGCACCTGGCTGATCCTCAAGACCGAGGGCCGCACCCATACGCTTGCGCGGCAGCTGACCAAGCCGCTGGTCGGTGTGGTGGTCACTTTTGTTGTCCTGGTCAGCGCCTGGCTGCCGTTCCTGAGCTCGCACGTGATGGCGCGCTGGTTCGAACACGGCAACTTCTGGTGGCTGTCGCCAATACCGCTGGTCACTGCCGCGGTGGCGTTGGCGCTGTGGCGCAGCAGCGACAGCTCGCGCAGCGACGCCGCGCCCTTCCTGCTGACGTTGGCGATCTTCGTCCTGGGCTTTATCGGGTTGGTGCTGGGCATGTGGCCGTATCTGGTGCCACCGAGCTTTACGATCTGGCAGGCTGCCTCGCCGCCTTCCTCGCAGATCTTCCCGATGGTGGGGCTGATCGTGTTGTTGCCGCTGGTGCTCGGCTACACGGTCTGGTCGTACCGCGTGTTCCGCGGCAAGATCGCCGCCGATGTTGGATAT
The window above is part of the Xanthomonas campestris pv. badrii genome. Proteins encoded here:
- a CDS encoding sigma-54-dependent transcriptional regulator, whose translation is MDRLSCAIIDDDVEFCDQVVELATDSGFRAKGIHTLGEASRWLDSNFPDLLVVDVGLPDGSGFDLIERLDPDHTPQIVVVSGDYAYETQGRAQQFGVSEFLTKPFAPERLERVLGGLREAQQGNLGIIGNSDSIAMLRKDIVRVAPTDLNVLVTGETGTGKDLVARAIHRVSGRRGRFVPVNCGAIPEELLASQLFGHERGSFTGADRRHAGFLEQAAGGTLFLDEIGEMPKRLQVYLLRAIESRSFMRVGGNEEIPLDARVVAATHQHVQREQAVLREDLFYRLNEYPIQVPPLRDRRGDARVLGLRVIDELNVKYGKRKLPTKSLLRYLAYHAWPGNVRELRSFIHYLYLRSDGDLLSAPEVEQTVPQAAEDGLLIPAGWTMRQAEDAMIESALARTRFNKKAAARELGISVRTLHNRLSDKDA
- a CDS encoding cytochrome ubiquinol oxidase subunit I, with the protein product MEALLLSRIQFAFVISFHVLFPAFTIGLANFLGFLEWRWLRTHDEVWKRLYFFWLRIFAVSFGMGVVSGIVMAFQFGANWPELSRIAGSVIGPLLSYEVLTAFFLEASFLGVMLFGWGRVSERLHFFATCMVAIGTLVSTFWILSSNSWLHTPQGYAMLNGIVQPVSWTQIIFNPSFPYRLVHMALGSFITTCFVIGGVGAYYLRKGVHVDAAARMLRLAVAFAAIVLPIQILVGDQHGLNTLEHQPLKVAAMEAHWHRAGAGAGVPLVVFALPNAEAERNDYEVAIPRLGSLILTHSTDGDITPLTSVPRDRRPPVAPVFFAFRIMVGLGVAMLLLAWLSALAWWRGRLHAPALVLAWNAMLPAGFIALVAGWFVTEIGRQPWVIYGLLRTADAVGPQSTVTVAVSLLVYLLGYAFVFGFGIWYLTKLVRSGPQASRDGPDVAGGEHTPARPLSAADTSLEQENTPWN
- a CDS encoding response regulator, which gives rise to MHDNAPKRRCILVVEDDYLLAESLNDLLVEAGVRVVGPVGNVADALSLIASGQAIDGALLDVNVRGQAVFPVADALMERGVPFSFCSGYDRHTLPKRFAHLSYCMKPYNPHTIASLLGQQAASIAH
- the cydB gene encoding cytochrome d ubiquinol oxidase subunit II; its protein translation is MELSYWLPVVWFGVIGFGVLMYVVLDGFVLGLGMLAPFARDEQEVDLMMNTAAPIWDGNETWLVLGGAGLFAAFPTAYAVILSGLYLPVLLMVMALVFRGVAFEFRFKAHRSRRLWTLSFIGGSILTAFAQGIILGALVEGMPLENGRYTGGVFGWFSPFTILTGAALVFGYALLGSTWLILKTEGRTHTLARQLTKPLVGVVVTFVVLVSAWLPFLSSHVMARWFEHGNFWWLSPIPLVTAAVALALWRSSDSSRSDAAPFLLTLAIFVLGFIGLVLGMWPYLVPPSFTIWQAASPPSSQIFPMVGLIVLLPLVLGYTVWSYRVFRGKIAADVGYHHHH